A window of the Artemia franciscana chromosome 21, ASM3288406v1, whole genome shotgun sequence genome harbors these coding sequences:
- the LOC136041054 gene encoding probable inactive tRNA-specific adenosine deaminase-like protein 3 isoform X1: protein MSKDVLVDFDELEREATDQLQFQAFTMPTLTQSQPTPSFFQPDPKGLPVNGRDEGFQEQSEQERSKSLNHPEALLSVKYSSQIETIEAYSAVIKNKKMTSKLIKNLADLDLMPSFGHLKKVRAIDGVMECLLSSRNSFQSIDDLVLHFKNQKIDISMLVDPIDWKVVRVPRKQPVTRRQFEESKLFWPSAFHEDPVVESLLNKHFFSFCELEILAKLQELANLAGSTGLSWWKKEKALNINQITHVIDFLKNRKRSVLSAKGAVIYNHENGEILSFSCDQRHLHPIKHCAMVVIDSVAAIQGGGAWINQRANEIDALLVEEVPKEIGEVLVVEVPHKRRKKDDSSFDTTAPYLCTGYDVFMTHEPCVMCAMGLLHSRVKRLFFENTSENGALVTKVMLHTLNGINHRFGVFFGKIQSD from the exons atgtCTAAAGATGTATTGGTGGATTTTGAT GAACTGGAACGTGAAGCTACAGATCAGCTGCAATTTCAAG CATTTACAATGCCAACTTTAACGCAATCTCAACCCACTCCAAGCTTTTTTCAGCCAGACCCAAAAGGACTGCCTGTTAATGGAAGGGATGAAGGTTTTCAAGAGCAGTCAGAACAG GAAAGATCAAAATCGCTAAATCACCCAGAGGCACTACTATCAGTGAAATATTCTTCTCAGATAGAAACAATTGAAGCTTACAGTGCagttattaaaaataagaaaatgacctcaaaattaatcaaaaatttagCAGACTTGGATTTAATGCCCTCTTTTGGACACTTGAAGAAAGTTCGAGCTATAGATGGCGTTATGGAGTGTCTATTAAGCAGTAGGAATAGTTTCCAAAGTATTGATGACCTTGTGCTGcattttaaaaatcagaaaattgaTATTTCGATGCTTGTTGACCCAATTGATTGGAAAGTTGTTAGAGTACCAAGAAAGCAGCCAGTGACGCGAAGACAATTTGAAGAAAGTAAACTATTTTGGCCTTCTGCTTTTCATGAAGATCCAGTTGTAGAAAGCTTattaaacaaacattttttcagtttttgtgaaCTAGAAATACTTGCAAAACTGCAAGAGCTTGCTAACTTAGCTGGAAGCACTGGACTTTCTTGgtggaaaaaagagaaagcctTAAACATCAACCAAATTACACACGTTATAGACTttctaaaaaataggaaaaggtCTGTTCTGTCTGCAAAAGGTGCTGTTATATATAATCACGAAAATGGGGAAATTCTAAGTTTTTCTTGTGACCAGCGCCATCTTCATCCCATTAAGCATTGTGCTATGGTCGTTATTGACTCTGTTGCTGCTATCCAAGGGGGAGGTGCTTGGATAAATCAACGGGCCAATGAAATTGACGCATTGTTAGTAGAAGAAGTCCCAAAAGAAATTGGAGAAGTCTTAGTGGTGGAAGTACCacataaaaggagaaaaaaagatgaCAGTTCTTTTGATACTACTGCTCCCTATTTGTGTACCGGGTATGATGTTTTTATGACCCATGAACCATGTGTTATGTGTGCTATGGGGCTTCTGCATTCTAGGGTTAAAaggttattttttgaaaatacatcaGAAAATGGAGCGTTGGTGACAAAAGTGATGCTTCACACGTTAAATGGTATTAATCATAGATTTGGTGTATTCTTTGGAAAAATACAGTCCGATTAA
- the LOC136041054 gene encoding probable inactive tRNA-specific adenosine deaminase-like protein 3 isoform X4 — MERSKSLNHPEALLSVKYSSQIETIEAYSAVIKNKKMTSKLIKNLADLDLMPSFGHLKKVRAIDGVMECLLSSRNSFQSIDDLVLHFKNQKIDISMLVDPIDWKVVRVPRKQPVTRRQFEESKLFWPSAFHEDPVVESLLNKHFFSFCELEILAKLQELANLAGSTGLSWWKKEKALNINQITHVIDFLKNRKRSVLSAKGAVIYNHENGEILSFSCDQRHLHPIKHCAMVVIDSVAAIQGGGAWINQRANEIDALLVEEVPKEIGEVLVVEVPHKRRKKDDSSFDTTAPYLCTGYDVFMTHEPCVMCAMGLLHSRVKRLFFENTSENGALVTKVMLHTLNGINHRFGVFFGKIQSD, encoded by the exons ATG GAAAGATCAAAATCGCTAAATCACCCAGAGGCACTACTATCAGTGAAATATTCTTCTCAGATAGAAACAATTGAAGCTTACAGTGCagttattaaaaataagaaaatgacctcaaaattaatcaaaaatttagCAGACTTGGATTTAATGCCCTCTTTTGGACACTTGAAGAAAGTTCGAGCTATAGATGGCGTTATGGAGTGTCTATTAAGCAGTAGGAATAGTTTCCAAAGTATTGATGACCTTGTGCTGcattttaaaaatcagaaaattgaTATTTCGATGCTTGTTGACCCAATTGATTGGAAAGTTGTTAGAGTACCAAGAAAGCAGCCAGTGACGCGAAGACAATTTGAAGAAAGTAAACTATTTTGGCCTTCTGCTTTTCATGAAGATCCAGTTGTAGAAAGCTTattaaacaaacattttttcagtttttgtgaaCTAGAAATACTTGCAAAACTGCAAGAGCTTGCTAACTTAGCTGGAAGCACTGGACTTTCTTGgtggaaaaaagagaaagcctTAAACATCAACCAAATTACACACGTTATAGACTttctaaaaaataggaaaaggtCTGTTCTGTCTGCAAAAGGTGCTGTTATATATAATCACGAAAATGGGGAAATTCTAAGTTTTTCTTGTGACCAGCGCCATCTTCATCCCATTAAGCATTGTGCTATGGTCGTTATTGACTCTGTTGCTGCTATCCAAGGGGGAGGTGCTTGGATAAATCAACGGGCCAATGAAATTGACGCATTGTTAGTAGAAGAAGTCCCAAAAGAAATTGGAGAAGTCTTAGTGGTGGAAGTACCacataaaaggagaaaaaaagatgaCAGTTCTTTTGATACTACTGCTCCCTATTTGTGTACCGGGTATGATGTTTTTATGACCCATGAACCATGTGTTATGTGTGCTATGGGGCTTCTGCATTCTAGGGTTAAAaggttattttttgaaaatacatcaGAAAATGGAGCGTTGGTGACAAAAGTGATGCTTCACACGTTAAATGGTATTAATCATAGATTTGGTGTATTCTTTGGAAAAATACAGTCCGATTAA
- the LOC136041054 gene encoding probable inactive tRNA-specific adenosine deaminase-like protein 3 isoform X3, giving the protein MPTLTQSQPTPSFFQPDPKGLPVNGRDEGFQEQSEQERSKSLNHPEALLSVKYSSQIETIEAYSAVIKNKKMTSKLIKNLADLDLMPSFGHLKKVRAIDGVMECLLSSRNSFQSIDDLVLHFKNQKIDISMLVDPIDWKVVRVPRKQPVTRRQFEESKLFWPSAFHEDPVVESLLNKHFFSFCELEILAKLQELANLAGSTGLSWWKKEKALNINQITHVIDFLKNRKRSVLSAKGAVIYNHENGEILSFSCDQRHLHPIKHCAMVVIDSVAAIQGGGAWINQRANEIDALLVEEVPKEIGEVLVVEVPHKRRKKDDSSFDTTAPYLCTGYDVFMTHEPCVMCAMGLLHSRVKRLFFENTSENGALVTKVMLHTLNGINHRFGVFFGKIQSD; this is encoded by the exons ATGCCAACTTTAACGCAATCTCAACCCACTCCAAGCTTTTTTCAGCCAGACCCAAAAGGACTGCCTGTTAATGGAAGGGATGAAGGTTTTCAAGAGCAGTCAGAACAG GAAAGATCAAAATCGCTAAATCACCCAGAGGCACTACTATCAGTGAAATATTCTTCTCAGATAGAAACAATTGAAGCTTACAGTGCagttattaaaaataagaaaatgacctcaaaattaatcaaaaatttagCAGACTTGGATTTAATGCCCTCTTTTGGACACTTGAAGAAAGTTCGAGCTATAGATGGCGTTATGGAGTGTCTATTAAGCAGTAGGAATAGTTTCCAAAGTATTGATGACCTTGTGCTGcattttaaaaatcagaaaattgaTATTTCGATGCTTGTTGACCCAATTGATTGGAAAGTTGTTAGAGTACCAAGAAAGCAGCCAGTGACGCGAAGACAATTTGAAGAAAGTAAACTATTTTGGCCTTCTGCTTTTCATGAAGATCCAGTTGTAGAAAGCTTattaaacaaacattttttcagtttttgtgaaCTAGAAATACTTGCAAAACTGCAAGAGCTTGCTAACTTAGCTGGAAGCACTGGACTTTCTTGgtggaaaaaagagaaagcctTAAACATCAACCAAATTACACACGTTATAGACTttctaaaaaataggaaaaggtCTGTTCTGTCTGCAAAAGGTGCTGTTATATATAATCACGAAAATGGGGAAATTCTAAGTTTTTCTTGTGACCAGCGCCATCTTCATCCCATTAAGCATTGTGCTATGGTCGTTATTGACTCTGTTGCTGCTATCCAAGGGGGAGGTGCTTGGATAAATCAACGGGCCAATGAAATTGACGCATTGTTAGTAGAAGAAGTCCCAAAAGAAATTGGAGAAGTCTTAGTGGTGGAAGTACCacataaaaggagaaaaaaagatgaCAGTTCTTTTGATACTACTGCTCCCTATTTGTGTACCGGGTATGATGTTTTTATGACCCATGAACCATGTGTTATGTGTGCTATGGGGCTTCTGCATTCTAGGGTTAAAaggttattttttgaaaatacatcaGAAAATGGAGCGTTGGTGACAAAAGTGATGCTTCACACGTTAAATGGTATTAATCATAGATTTGGTGTATTCTTTGGAAAAATACAGTCCGATTAA